One region of Dokdonia sp. 4H-3-7-5 genomic DNA includes:
- a CDS encoding thymidylate synthase, with the protein MKQYHDLIKHVLENGNQKGDRTGTGTKSVFGYQMRFDLSEGFPMVTTKKLHLKSIVYELLWFLQGDTNIKYLQENGVRIWNEWADENGDLGPVYGYQWRNWNGDEIDQIKDIVETLKTNPNSRRMLVSAWNPSVMPDTSASFSENVANGKAALPPCHAFFQFYVADGKLSCQLYQRSADIFLGVPFNIASYALFTMMMAQVCGYEAGEFIHTFGDAHIYSNHMEQVELQLSREFRTLPTLKINPDVKDIFGFTFDDFTLENYNPHPHIKGAVAI; encoded by the coding sequence ATGAAACAATATCACGACCTCATCAAACATGTCTTAGAAAACGGGAATCAAAAAGGTGACCGCACAGGTACAGGAACAAAGAGCGTTTTTGGGTATCAAATGCGATTTGATCTCTCTGAAGGATTCCCAATGGTGACAACTAAGAAATTGCATCTCAAATCTATTGTATACGAACTGTTATGGTTCTTACAAGGAGATACAAACATCAAATATTTACAAGAAAATGGTGTACGTATTTGGAATGAATGGGCAGATGAAAATGGTGATCTTGGTCCCGTTTACGGATACCAATGGCGCAACTGGAATGGTGATGAGATTGACCAAATAAAAGATATTGTAGAAACTCTTAAAACAAATCCTAACAGCCGTAGAATGCTCGTGAGCGCATGGAATCCCTCTGTGATGCCAGACACCTCGGCATCTTTCTCAGAGAATGTTGCAAATGGTAAAGCTGCGCTTCCACCATGTCACGCTTTCTTTCAGTTTTATGTTGCAGATGGCAAGTTGAGTTGCCAGCTATACCAGCGCAGTGCAGATATCTTTTTAGGAGTTCCATTTAATATCGCAAGTTATGCGCTCTTTACAATGATGATGGCTCAGGTTTGTGGTTATGAAGCTGGAGAGTTTATACACACCTTTGGAGATGCTCATATCTACTCAAACCATATGGAACAAGTTGAGCTTCAACTCTCAAGAGAATTCCGTACTTTACCTACATTAAAAATTAATCCTGACGTAAAGGACATCTTTGGCTTCACTTTTGATGACTTTACATTAGAAAACTATAATCCGCATCCACATATTAAAGGAGCAGTGGCTATTTAA
- a CDS encoding carboxypeptidase-like regulatory domain-containing protein, protein MKTIYNVTKLAWGSMFMLFPLLILAQTSTTNITGSINDRETRQAISGATITLVGTNISTISNTEGDFALKIMEATTSPSLLIEALGYKNSIQDITDVDDDIDIRLSPKSVDLSEVQVVGYKSAKELVKKVFNKKRENYIDEPLKMTAFYRETIKKKNKNASLAEAVVSIQKEGYISNKEDQIRLLKSRKSTDYAKLDTIALKLQGGPFSTLYVDVMKYPEYIFTPETMEAYNFSFETPTELNGKDVLVVGFEPKPNIVGPLYTGQLYVSATSLALQKATFTLDLANEIEVNKMFVKSKPNGVRVKARDISYEVDYREKNGKWYYGYGKANLSFEVKKRRRLFKSIYTLSCEMAVTDWKVTSADAFSKDGEISPSIIMADENLGFGDPEFWGEYNVIEPERSIEAAIKKIKRNLEKDDNYRASLGGK, encoded by the coding sequence ATGAAAACTATTTATAATGTTACCAAATTAGCTTGGGGAAGTATGTTCATGCTATTCCCATTACTCATACTTGCTCAAACTTCCACAACAAACATCACAGGATCCATTAACGACCGCGAAACTAGGCAGGCTATAAGCGGAGCGACTATCACGCTAGTAGGCACAAACATAAGTACCATCTCAAATACCGAAGGAGATTTTGCTTTAAAAATAATGGAAGCCACAACTAGTCCTTCCCTACTTATTGAAGCCTTAGGATATAAAAACAGCATACAAGATATTACAGATGTTGATGATGATATTGACATACGCCTATCTCCAAAGAGCGTAGACCTAAGCGAGGTGCAAGTTGTGGGATATAAATCTGCCAAAGAACTTGTAAAAAAAGTCTTTAATAAGAAGAGAGAAAACTACATAGATGAACCGCTTAAGATGACGGCATTCTATCGAGAGACTATCAAGAAAAAGAACAAAAATGCATCACTAGCCGAGGCTGTTGTCTCTATCCAAAAGGAAGGATACATAAGCAACAAGGAAGACCAAATACGCTTACTTAAATCAAGAAAAAGCACAGATTACGCTAAGCTAGATACTATTGCTTTAAAACTGCAAGGAGGCCCTTTTAGTACATTATACGTAGATGTAATGAAGTATCCAGAATACATCTTTACACCAGAAACCATGGAAGCTTATAATTTTAGTTTTGAAACCCCTACAGAGCTCAATGGAAAAGATGTATTAGTAGTGGGCTTTGAACCAAAACCAAATATAGTAGGTCCTTTATACACTGGTCAACTCTATGTAAGTGCCACATCGCTAGCATTACAAAAAGCAACATTTACTCTAGACTTGGCTAACGAAATTGAAGTCAATAAAATGTTTGTAAAAAGCAAACCCAATGGCGTTCGAGTTAAAGCTAGAGACATCTCTTATGAAGTAGATTATCGCGAGAAAAATGGAAAATGGTATTACGGCTATGGGAAAGCAAATTTATCATTTGAAGTAAAGAAGCGACGACGACTTTTTAAATCAATTTATACACTCTCTTGTGAGATGGCAGTAACAGACTGGAAAGTAACCTCAGCCGATGCATTTAGTAAAGATGGAGAGATATCACCATCAATCATCATGGCAGATGAAAATCTAGGCTTTGGCGATCCAGAATTTTGGGGAGAATATAATGTGATTGAACCCGAAAGATCTATTGAAGCAGCCATAAAAAAGATAAAACGAAACCTAGAAAAAGATGATAATTATCGCGCTTCTCTAGGAGGTAAATAA